The Dasypus novemcinctus isolate mDasNov1 chromosome 11, mDasNov1.1.hap2, whole genome shotgun sequence DNA window TGTGAAAAAGGGCAGTTGTCTGAGGCATGGCAGATTGGCTCGGCCTCTCAGAGAAGGGGACCCAAAATGTGATGGGTCATGCACATCTGCATCTTGCTGCCATATCCTGTGCCCAAGGGAGTGGGATATTAACTAGCAAATACAAAATACCATGATGGTCAAGAGATGGtcaagagaagagaggagaagttTAATATTTCAGTATCCTTAATGGCACTTTGAACAAGggtcctttcatttttattttgcactGGACCGCACACATTCATGGCCAGTCTTGTAAGTAGGGAGTAGTTAGATTGCTGTCAAATGTTGGGCTAGATTGTCAGGATAGTTGAATGTAAAGAAATCTCTTGGATATGAAAATTCTGTGTTTCTACAAAGTAGCAGCACAAAGAGATGCATGTTATTTTGTAGAAGAGCTTATTAATTATAATCAACTAAACTAAATTTCCTTTCACAATTCACACCTTACACTATGGGGATTCCTTAGGAGGATTTTTAATGGTGACAGGTTATATGCTGGCTTCCTAAACCATTCTAGGTGTTAACTTTTCAGACAAGGTGAAGGTGAAAGGCTATTAAAAGGTGATTTCTCAAATGCATACTTATATTAATGTAATTATCTTTTGCAAGAAAGAGCTCTACAGGTGTAAAGAATCAGGTATTTGAATTCAATATCTTCAATAATGTAATTTTCAAGCTTATGAAAATTCACAGTATATTTGCTCAGGGTTAATTATCTCAGGTTTGGAATTAGCTGGAGAAATAATTTTGTGGAAGAGAAAATACTTTTCTGAGTTTTtcaactttctttcatttctttttataagtaaaatggaaaagaatataaTATGGGGCAATATTAAATTTAGTTGCTCAGATatgcattttgatttttttttttaagccaggaTTGAAACATTATTTTCATTCACCAGGAAAGGCAGAGTGCAACCACCATCCAACTGCAGAACCATGACCAACAATAGTTCCCAGTTTGCTGCAGTGCAGCTCTGCTACGACAACGTGAATGGCTCTTGTATTAAATCCCCCTACTCCCCAGGGCCTGCGTGATTCTGCACGCGGTGCTTGGCTTCGGAGCTGTGCTGGCCGTGTTCGGAAACCTCCTGGTGATGATCTCCGTCCTTCATTTTAAGCAGCTGCATTCTCCGACCAATTTCCTGACCGCCTCTTTGGCCTGTGCCACCGTGATGCCCTTGAGCATGTCAGCTCCGTGGAGAACTGCTGGTACTTTGGAGCCCAGTTTTGTACCCCTCACAGCTGCTGCAATGTGGCATTTTGCTACTCTTCTGTCTTCCAGCTGTGCTTCATCTCCATCGACAGGTATGTTGCTGTCAGCGAGCCTGTGGTCTACCCCACCATGTTCACGGTGCTTGTGTCAGGAGTGTGCATCAGCATCTTCTGGGTCCTGCCCCTGGTGTACAGTGGGGCGTGTTCTCCACAAGGGTCGGTGACGAGGGCCTGGAGGACGTGGTGAGTGCCCTTACCTGCGCAGGCGGTTGTCAAGTTGTTGTGAACCAAAGTTGGGTTTTCgcagattttcttttattcttcataCCGACCCTTGTTATGGTAATTCTTTACAGTTAGATTTTTCTTGTAGCAAGACAACAAGCTCTAAAAATAGAAACTGCTAGTAGCCAAAGAGAGTCATCTTTAGAGAGCTACAAAGCCAGGGTGGCCAAGAGGGAGACAAAAGCAGCTAAAATGCTGGGGATCGCAGTGATAGCATTTATATTTTCATGGTTACCATTCACAATTGATACATTAATTGATGCTTTTATGGGCTTCATAACCCCTGCCTATATTTATGAGATTAGCTGTTGGGGTGCTTATTACAACTCAGCATGAACCCTTTGATATATGCTTTATTTTATCCTTGGTTTAGGAAAGCCATTAAACTTACTTTAAGTGGGAAAATTTTAAAGGAGAGTTCATCAACTATTAGTTTATTTATAGAATAAATGTAACCACTACACCAAGAGATTTAAAGGTATGTTCACAATTATGAGCATATGATGGAATGAAATCTAAGAAATGAATGAAACcttacaaaatgggaaaatatattatttttcaattacCCAGGAAAATAGTCATGGTAAGGTGTTTCCTTTAAAACATTGTAAATTAATTTACTGCACTGAAGAATAAATGATAAACTTGTTTCCCTGTGCCGACTGCCTCAGTGCTTTGTACCTGGTTTCATGCACTTGTTTTTTGCCATTCACTGAATTTTGAATCTCATTTGGTGATGTGGAGTTAGTAAtcagttttcttttcattcttttattttaaagatttatttatttatttcactccccttcttccccccaccccagttgtctgttctctgtgtctattttgctgcgtgttctttgtccgcttctgttgtcaggggcacgggaatccgtgtttccttttgttgggtcatcttgttgtgtcagctctccatgtgtgcggcaccattgctgggcaggctgcactttctttcgcactgggcggctctccttacggggtgcactccttgcgcgtggggctcccctgcgcggggacacccttgcgtagcagggcactccttgcgctcatcagcactgtgtgtgggccagctccacacgggtcagggaggcccggggtttgaaccagggaccttccatgtggtaggcagatgccctaaccactgggccaagtccgcttccctcctttcattcttAACTCTCATTtatgctcttttcttttcttgttcagTGGCTGTCCCTTCGGACACTAGGTCTCCCTGTTCCTTTATGGTCTGTACCTCCCAGGAGCCTTTGCAGCAGCAGGTGAGCCTCTCCTGCTTAATGGCTGAGCAGAATCTGGGAGTGTTCTCCTGTAATCTTATGAATCCAATAATTCAGGCTTGTGGTTATACATTAAATTAACTACAGCAATTGTCCAGAAATTTTGCAAGTGGAAAAATTATCTGAAAAATACTGGCACAATGATCATGAGCAAATGGATGCTTTGTGAGTGAGTTATCACATTGGGCTGTTGCAATTATCACTAGCAGTGGTTATTTCTATGCCAATGTTTCCCACCTGAAAATAGTGTGTGATTCACTTCCTCAAAGTGTTGTGGGATCAGAAATTCTGTGCAAATGCTGCTAAAACCCCTATTAAAGAGTATAAACAAAGTAttatatagttttacattttgctTTCTAGAATGTTTTAACTTAATGACCCAATGGAAGACTTTTTGGAATGCATATCTAGAGTACTTTATGGAATAAAACTAAATTGTAGTAGGATAGTGATGCATgacccattttatttcttcatctgtggAGGCACCAATTGAAGTGATGCATTGTTTTTCCTTGTTGGTTTTCATTgagattttttattcttttcaaatattgagCATTAGTAATGTGCAACATTTGAGTACAAAGGACTTTATATGACCTTCAAGCATGTTTGGACCTGCATATGTAGGCAGTGGTGtggagagttttttgttttgttttggacaGAAGATTAATTTCTATACCTGCAATTGGCCTTGATGAATTAGAAGAAAGTGAATATATTTGTAAGAAAAGTAGCATAGTAGCAGTCAATAAAGAAAGTTTTTTTGCTATCACTTTTTATGTTCAAGTGAAGTGATCAGACTAGCTGTGGCAGATTAACAGAAGGATATCATTGTTCCTGCTTCTAGAGTAtggaggagacacaaagagaaaaatttaataaaGGGACGGGTAATAATCCCATTCAATAAGTGTTCCATAGAATGTTAttattgccaaattaaattatACTCTATGAGTGCAATAAAAGTTCAAAAGTAAATTAaaccttttttctcctttatttttaaagaagctttaaattacataaatgttacatcaaaaatacaggggatttccatacactcctccccctcccactcccatattttccccaattaaaaacatctttcattagtgtgatacatttgttacagtttatgaatacatattgaagcattgctactacccatgATCCATTgcttacatcatggtttacagtttgcacagcacaattttacaggttttgacaaactATGTGATGgcttgtatctatcattgcaatataatgaagaacaattccaatgtcccaaaaatgacctcttgctccttctccctcctctctgaaactctggtgaccactgtctttacatcaatgttataagttcttccattactggaataatgCATTTACTTTGGTTCCTAGTTGCATTGCCCCCTTATGTGGttttattcctcagtcttgaagatttggggatgctgatgcctactctgcttccagttgagagggggcttagatcctatgggtcagatggatggaactgtctttcttgcagttatagatactctctgttttttgggatgggcattgtctatcatcatcctttcattagttgtcctgggtaggtccaatgaattggagagtaggtgctgcaactctgctgaaattcaaggCTCAACCAGCATGTGAACAGCCTAATGATTTAAGTTTTGAGGCCATATATTTAATgcgtatagtgctaattatagattcaaatagggcagaagaaccatgtgtaggaaaatgaAGTCTAACTCTAATACCCTGGGAATATCATATATTCccaggtaaggcccactgacagggtgctgatctCCTgtggttgtctgccctgcctatagtctctagaagtctctagagccctcagaagcacccctacttgaggcactgtttactgtggcagtcaatgagattctcctgagatgtgtataagcacaacctctggaatgacctcctgattcactttgaaatctcttagctgtaaaaattcacttgtatttaatattcccctgtttcatcaatgtctttttccaaattcatgTCTAGATGGCACTTGAaaataatcccttgatgccagggaggcccatccccagaagtcatgttccatgccagAGAAAAGGCCGTTCATATTTGTGCTGAgcttgccagagaaaggtcacatatacgcaacaaggaggctttcaggaggtaacccttaggcaggATAAAATACTAGGGTGTTTCAGtttcataagaacaaggttcataagtacaaccatcactgtcaagggcctggcatattgttCTGTattcctttgctaggcactgcccatgtactctagggattcttgccactctattagagaatgtagcaggactccccaggatgggaattcaatattccatcagttattgttggtctccacccaccaagacaacaccccatgaccatatgaacacattcatattccatagaagcatgccccaggtgtacccctccccacacatcccccaccacCGATGCTCCtcaccagtgatcctctcctgccatagtttcaacctttctgcaatccaaaatctccccaaaaacaaggccaaaattttttttgcattgtgactTTTATCCTTTATATATATTGACAAATTCTTCTGTATGTGCCCtcaatgttttattcttttcactttattttcaaagaagctttagattactggaaagttacatagaaaataagggggattcccatacactccACACCCTCCCccttcacattttcccctattaataacatcgtACATgagtatggtgcatttgttacaactgatgaacaaatcttcgagcattgctactaactatggtcactggtttacattacagtttacattttgcactgtacacatttttaggttttgacaaaatatataatggcctgtatttgtctgCACTTCATGTAGAAAAATTCCAATGGCTCTAAAAATGTCCTGTATTCCACCTATactttgggaaccacttatccaataagggtctaatattcagcatttataaagaaatcctatatcttgaaaataagacaacctttttaagaaatgggcaagagatttgaatagatacttttcagaagaggaaatgcaaatggctaaaaagcacatgaaaagatgctcaacagcactagctattagggaaatgcaaatcaaaactacgatgaatggggagcagatgtggctcaagcggttgagtgccggTTTCACACAtatgaagttctgggttcaatctctggccctagtacctgaaaaaaaaaaccaaaaaaacaaacgaaaaccaaaaactgtaatgagatatcatcttgcaCCTATTAAATTGGTggttattaaaaagaaacaatagagaattccaagtgttggagaagatgtggaggaatgggaaccctcgtcatgctgttgggaatgcagactgttgtagccattgtggaggatggttcagcagttcctcaggaagctaactatagaattgccatatgatctaactacagaattgtcatatgatccagcaattccattgctgggtatattcccagaagaattgaaattcAATAATAGGGAGTTGAAatatcattatttgcagatgatatgagtGAAAATAAATTTGTCAAAGTCTGTTACTACTGAGAAATAGTCCCAGATACCCATAACTTTTTCTCTGACATAGGAATGGATATATACAGTCACATATTCACCATAATTATTTAGTTTACCTAAGTTGTAAATGTATACAAGGTGATTTTTGGCTATACTACATATATAATCTAAGATAATTACCTTATTAATTTTAGTAAAAATCAATATGTGAGATAACTGTTCCCAATAATGATGAAGTAGCTAGAACATCTAGAACATatagaaaatcaggaaaaaaatgtttcaaaaacctTTTAAATATCAGGCAATCAAGAATTATCTAAGATCCAGGTAAAAAGTTCAGAGAGGTGAATGTGACAATTGTGGTAGTTTTTTCCCTTAGGAATATAGGCCAATTCTAGAGAAAGAGATGATGAAAAGCTAAgcagggtttttaaaaatcagttttattgagatatattcacataccatacaatccacccaaagtgtacaatcaatggcttttaggaAAATCATAATgtagtgcattcatcaccacaaaaattttgaaaaatttcattactccttaaagaaaaactctacaccccttagcagtcacctctcaatccctctacccttctccagccctatataaccaatATCTAActccatctttataaactgattgatatttacattttatataaatgctcTGACAACCTCATGGGGCTACTAGATTTTAGATCATAATATGAAAGATTTGCCTAGGTCACACACATACCACCAATATTTTTGGTTAAAACCTTGAAAACTATTATTCCCTAAATGTCAGATTAAATCCTTAATTAAATCGATCTCTGTGCCTATAATTGAATTTAGGACCACCCAAGATTGCTAGGTCTCATGTCCACAGGCCAGAAGTAAATGTAAATTTTCTCTGGAGGAAAATAATGTTATCTTTGCCCTCTAACTGTTGCATCATTTCATATAGATTATGTCAAATtcaataaaaaccaaaaacacaacATGACAAGACAATATCATGAAAACAGACAGAAACAATAGACAGTGAAGAAAAAACAACAGGTGATTCATATGCTACTTTAAAACAACTAAGCTGAATATCTTTAAccattttgaataaaaatatgcATGCCATATTCCAGGTATACAGAAAGTTCAGTAGAGAATTGTAAACTATTTAAAAGTGGAAATTACTCATCTAAAAAATACAATATCCAAAAGTAAGtactggcttttttgtttgttttggtttcagTTTATAGCACTTGAAGTAGCCAAAGAGAGAAATAATAGACTGAAAATTATAACAGAGTTTATGTTAAAGGTGTCAGAATAAAGagtaaaaaaggatttaaaaatacaGCAAAATAAGTAGTAGAAGACATAGAGGATATAGTGAGACATTCTTAGCTATTCGAAAGAGTAAATGAGGCTGTGATGGTTAGTTTAATGGCTCAGCTTTACTTGGTTACTGTGTCCAGTCGTTTTGCCAAGCAAGCACCGGCTGATTGttgctgtgagggtattttgtagatggttttaaatcattagtctgttgAAGCATCTACCACTGATTACTTCTACAGTCAACAAATGAGGGGAGTCTCCTTTCCAATCATTTGGAGGCCTAAAGCAAGAACTGAACATTTCACTAgttagaaagaagaatttctaacTACTTCAGCCAGCTGGCTTCTCCTGGGTAAGTCAACTTCCCCTCCATCAAGTTTCCAACtcacagcctgccctgcagaattcagacttgccagtccTTATTCTTCATAGTAGTGTGCGCAAAATCCTATAATAATCTTTTAATAtctacatatttatatacctctGTCTCTATTTCTGTGTCTATATCCATACCTTTGTCttctcagttctgtttctctggagaaccctgtgTAAAGCAAGCGGTATTTGAAGAGACCTAAGGTACTTCAAAGACTGATGCAGAACATTAGGCCAAAGCTACACGAGAGACCACAAATAACATGCTGTATAAATCCAAAGAAGACCACATTTGGGATATCACTGTAATATTTCTGAAGACttacaacaaagagaaaaatctttaaagtacTCATATAGAGAAAATGCATTATTTTCAGGAGACTAACAATAAGATTGACAACTAACTTCTCAACAGAAAAGCAAATCCAGAAGACAATGGTAATAGCCACAAACAGGCTTCTATGCTTActgaaaatatccttcaacaaTTAAGGTAAAATCAAGACATTTTCAggtgaacaaattttaaaagaatgtgttAACTGATAACATGCATTAAAGAAAACACTAAAAGGGTCATTTTTATCCAGAAGGAAAATGAGACTGAATGGAAGCtcagagatgaaagaaagaataaaaataataaaggtttatatatatgaatatttccTTATAGAACATTATTTATATAGTATAGTGAGgtttaaaatatagaattaaaatacaTACCAATCACGAATAATAGCTCATAAGTAAAGAGTAAATGGAATTAAAGTCTGCTTATGTTCTGCCATTTCcaggaagaagtaaaagacaaatttataaatagaatttaaaagtGCAGGATATATGGTATAATCTCTATGGCAATCATCAAAAGTAATAGTAAAAGGGTTTATAACTTCTAGGTTCTCAAAgaaggaaaacagacaaaaagaacaaataatataTGAGAAGGAAATAAGGAGAGCAAAATAAACACAGTACAGGTGAGATATATAGGAAGCAAATATTAAAGTGTCATATTAAAACATTACCTGAGTAATTACCATAAATGCTCCAAATAAAAGCAGAGTCTAGACTAGGTCTTGAAAATTCCAACTAGATTCAGCTTACATTTACAATGTAAGGACATAaaaaagttgaaagtaaaaggatggaaaatatatagTAACCAAGAAACTTGATAGCATTATATTAATATCATAAAAATGGACTTTAAGGCAAAAATAATTATTACCTATAAAGAAGGGCATTTACCATGATAAAAGAGCTAATTCACCAGAAAGATATCATAATTCTAAATTTTCATGTACCTTATAACAAAGTCTgagaatatataaagtaaaaagttGAATTTAAAGGATAAATGACAAATTCACAATTACAACAGATTTAACATAGCCTTTGCAATAACTGATAGGATAAGCAACCAAATATCACTCAGGATCCAGAGTAGTTTCATAACATGATGAACAAACCTGCTTTATTGATATGTAGAGAAAGCATTGCACCCAGCAACTGAGAAATACATTGTTTTCAAATACATAAGTCTATTTAAAAATGATAACATCATAAAGCAAGTCTCAACAGCTGATACAGTACATGTACTCTGATTATAAAGTAATCaacttagaaataaataatagaaatttaattagaaaagtCCTTTGTATTTGGAAATCAAGTAGGTCACTTTTAGGTAATATCTTGACTGGGACCTTCAGAAATTAGAATCAAAGGCAAGGCTTAGCTACTAACGTTTTATTGCAAGATACAGTCTTAAGGTATGAGAATGACAGAAAATGCAAGTAACAtgacaaagaatgaaaaaaaactgGCTTCTGCTTCTCAAGTCAAAAAGAACACAGATATTGGTTATGTGGAAATCTACTGATAGGCcatacaaaaatattatttatattttggatGCCTCCTGGCTTCTATTTTCTCACAGGTAAAAATTCATTCCACAGAAAATTTATTCCCCAAAACTTGAGGGTCTCTTCATTTCCCCACTTCAACAGTCTTTGAGAAGGCCACTTGAGTCTGTAAGtcagggtttcttaaccaggTGTCCATGATCTTGAACTGAAGTTCAAAGAAGCATATTTTATAGGGACATGTTGGtgtatgtgtgatatatttattaaataatacacagtatagtgtagacttggTATGGTGTcagtggtttttacctgactggcaaaagggtcattgtaacagaaaaggttaagaacccctgctgtaagtGGTGGGAGAATCTCTCAGGGCATTGGCTTCAGGCAGTAGAACCATATGACATTGAAGGATTTGGTGACCTTGGCAGTGGTTTAGTCAGTGTAAGCAGTCAATGGTGAGACCGAAAGAATCTAAGGCTGCAGAAAAGATGGTCTAATCCAAAACACCGTGGAACACAgaagaaatcaaaatgaaaattagaaaatactatgAAATGCAATGATGACAATAatatgacaaaataaaataaaatataacaaaataattGTGGGATGCATAGGggttaattttctaattttggcTGTGATGAAATACCTTGTTTCACCAAAAACAATGATAAAATCCCAATTGGACACATAGAACAACTAGCCGAAGCATTGTGGGGCAATCACATTGGCCTGGACTTGATGGGAcaagagtagaaagagaaaggaaacactGATGTGAGATGGGGCTTCTCtagagcttcttttttttttaagatttatttttattttttaatttctcctgcCACCCATTGTTtcacttgctatctgctttctgtgacTGTCTGTTgtgttttcatcttctttttcaggaggcactgggaaccaaaccagggtcctcccatgtgggagggagatgcccaatggcttgagccacctctgcacccacttgctgtgtctctcattgtatttcctcattgtgtctcttcattgcatcatcttgttgcatcagcttgctgtgccagccttttgcatcagctcactgtcttgcttgtcttcttttggaggtaccagaaaccaaacccaggacctcccatgtggtggatgggtgccaactgcctgagccacatctacttcccttctCTAGAGCTTTTAATAGTCACAATTGCAACAATTCTGGCTGTGATACATAGAGACTAAACAAAGTGGTGGTAAAGCTTTCAATAGTCTCAAACTGCTGGTGGGACAAAAATTGTATTTCAGGGTCAAGGAGTTAAGTGTTTCAGAGGCCAAGGTTCAGGAGAAATGAAAGTAACAGCATTGACCACAACACATTCTGTTGCTTTTGCCCTTGAGGTTTTTTCAGAATTCTAAATTGTTCTGTGACTAGAGttcaagaaatgaagaagaaagcaATTGAAGAGAAGCTAAAAACCTAAGCAGAGCTCTGGCAGTCTCACATGGCTACAGAGGCAAAAATTTGAGTGCAGGGCCTGCCAAGGAGGCTGGATGAAGGTAAACACCCCAGGATTTTAGTTGAGACCCTTTGAATTGAGGGTAAACTAGAGAAAGACCTTCAAAAAGTCTGAAATctggggagcggacttggcccaggttttagggtgtccatctaccacatgggaggtctgcggttcaaaccccgggtctccttgatccgtgtggagctggcccatgtgcagtgctgatgcgcgcaaggagtgccacacaggggtgtccctgcgtagggaagccccatgcacaaggagtgcaccccataaggagagccacccagcgcgaaagaaagtgcagcctgcctaagaatggcgccgcccacacagagagctgacacaagatgacgcaacaaaaaaagaaacacagattcccgtgccgctgataacaaaagaagcggacaaagaagaagacacagcaaatagacacagagaacagacaactgggatgggggggtgagggggaaggggaaataaataaatcttaaaaaaaaaaagtctgaaatcTAGACTGGGTCCATCACAATACCTCATCTGTTTATACTCTGCTGGTCAGAAGAAGACTAAAACCTATTTAGAAGAAAACAACATCATAACTCCTCCATAACCTATGTAATTTTTCATATCTATTGAcaataattcaataaaaaattactagaCATTTCAGGAGACAAGACCAAATGATTGAACACTAAACGAAAAGAATGATCTACAGGTAATCCAGTTGTTGGAACTAAGAGACAAATGTTCTCTTATGAAAATGgtttctcattaaaaataaataaatgacaaaatggaAATTTTCATCAGAAAACTAAAATCTACAAAGAGTGAATTCTAAATTCTAGAATTGAAAAATGCAATATTGAAATTAAGAGCTTAATAACAGTAGAACAGCAGGTTAAATGCTGTTAAAAGCTATAGAAGAGAAGATTTGTTTACTAAAAATAAGgaagtaaaaatatatagattaaaGCTCTGagaaaatagttttgaaaataCAGAATACAGTGCACATCATATGGGACACAGTGGAAAGGTCTAAAatcagtaaaatgaaaataagtaccTTGCAAATCCCAAAATTGTATGGAATAATATCATTAACACATTTATAGACGATAACTAGCAACtgtgtatatacacaaaagaattgaaagcaggactcAAACTTGTAATTgcacacaattgccaaaagatgggagccacccaagcatccatcaaatgatgaatggatgaacaaaatgtggtatatacacacaatagaatgaagaatgaaaaagaataagaatgaG harbors:
- the LOC101413542 gene encoding LOW QUALITY PROTEIN: trace amine-associated receptor 8 (The sequence of the model RefSeq protein was modified relative to this genomic sequence to represent the inferred CDS: inserted 4 bases in 4 codons; substituted 1 base at 1 genomic stop codon), with protein sequence MTNNSSQFAAVQLCYDNVNGSCIKSPYSPGXCVILHAVLGFGAVLAVFGNLLVMISVLHFKQLHSPTNFLTASLACATVMPLSMXSSVENCWYFGAQFCTPHSCCNVAFCYSSVFQLCFISIDRYVAVSEPVVYPTMFTVLVSGVCISIFWVLPLVYSXGVFSTRVGDEGLEDVVSALTCAGGCQVVVNQSWVFADFLLFFIPTLVMVILYSXIFLVARQQALKIETASSQRESSLESYKARVAKRETKAAKMLGIAVIAFIFSWLPFTIDTLIDAFMGFITPAYIYEISCWGAYYNSXMNPLIYALFYPWFRKAIKLTLSGKILKESSSTISLFIE